The Candidatus Nanosynbacter sp. HMT-352 genomic interval CTTGATGGGCGTAATAAGTTCAAAAAATATGCCGCTAAGGTTGGTGAATGGTTTACTAAGGGCGGTAAAGTCTCTCAGTGGCTTAAACTTGGTGGTGCTGGCTTTGCGGTAGGTACTACTACGGCGGCCTTCGCTGGATGGCCTATTACCACAGCTACTCTTGTTGCCACAAAACTTGCAGTTGCTGGCGCGTTAAAGCAGAATATCCTTGAAGAGCGTCGTGGCGAAGATCGCATAGCCAAGAATCACCCTGATTACCTGGATTCTTCATTTGCTAAAGATGTGGCTGGCAAGGAGGCTGATTATGTAATGAATCGTGCTGTTGATATGTCAGTTGATGAATTAAAGGACGTGAGCGTGAAGCGTCAAGAGGATCTATATCGGCGAATAGGGTCAGGTTTGGTTAAGTATACTATCGGTTTTGGTCTGGGTGGTCTTGCTGGAAATTGGCTGAGCTCTACCTATGCTACTGGAAATAGTGTACCGCAATCTGGTAGTGGGGATAGTGTACCGCAATCTGGTAGTGGGGCTGTTAATACAGGCGTGTCAACTCCAGAGGCGCCAAATGTACCAGAAATAAATTTTGATTCTTACGACTATCCTTGGGACTGGGCTGCTGAGAAGTTTGGCGACGCTAATGCGATGGATCAACTTCACAACCTGGCTGACAAGGCAATGGCTGACGGTCATACCGTACAGTGGTTTGATGGCCCTGGCGGAACATGGATGGAAGTTGACGGATCTAGCGCTACTGCGGACGTATTGAAGGTATTGAATAAATACGTTTAATAGATAAAATATAAAAATAAACAAGGAGATAAAAATGTTTGAAATTACTGACGAATTCTTAAAGCAAGCTGGTTTTGGGTCATTGCCGACGGATAAAAAAGAGCAGATGAGGGAAGACGTCGCTAACAGTGTACGGGATAAGATTACAAGGAAGGTCTTACTGACTGTTGGTGAAGAGAGGCTGGATGAGTTTATGGTATTGCTGGACGGAGATGATGTTCCTGCGGTGCTTAATTGGTGTATAAATAATGACATTGATTTAACAGAAATTGTTCAGTCGTCAATGAATGAGACGATGGCTGAATTGCAAAAATTATACAGTGATGCGTTTAATATGATGCGTGGATAGTAATATCAAATAGTTACTGGTATAATTTAACCTAAGCATATAGACGAAAGAAAAGGAGGACTATGTTCCAACTGAATGAGGAATTTCTTAAAGAATTAGGACTGGATCAGTTGCCAGAAGAGCAGCGAAAGCCATTTTTGCAGCATATTTATGGCGAACTGGAATTACGAGTTGGCGAGCGCCTAAGCCAGGGTATGAGTGATGCGCAACTAGAGGAGTTTGCGGGAATTATCGATAAAACTCCTGGTGCTGTGGATGATTTTCTGATGAAACATGCGCCCAATTATCAGCAGGAACCAATGTTGCAGAAAATGTCACAAGCTTCAGGTTTGCCTATTGATGATCCGCGCTTGAAGGATGAATTTGCGGCTACTAAGTGGTTAGAGGTTAACCGCCCAGATTATCGTGATGTCGTAGCTGCGGTTATGGCTGACTTGAAAAAGGAAATTATAGCGAATAAAGACGCTATCTTGGGTTCAGCCCAAGCGTAATTTTATACGGATGATAAAAAATAACCCCTTATGCGGGGTTATTTTTTATTGTAGCCTCTTAGGTAATCTTCAGTGGTCATTGTTTTTCCACTAGGCGCGATGAGCTCGTCAATAATTAAATAGTTGCCATCGGCGAATTTTTTATCAAGATGAGAACTCGGAGTTTTGTCGCAATGAGATTTCGTGATGATGATATCTCGATCGTCAATTGTCATTCGGCTACGCGGAAATCCGAGGTGTGCGCGAACGTGAGCTTCGGCTTCGGCGGCGGTCATACACTCAGCATTGAGCCGTGAATTGTCCTTACTTAATAATTGGCAATATGAAGCCTGAGAATTGTCCTGTGGTGTTGGTTGAAGATTTCCATTGATGATGTTTGGCAGGTTTTTTATTAGCAGAGAAGTGCCGTCGTGAAATAATTTGTCATATAATTCGAACTTTGTTTCTTTTCCAGTGAGCGATTGTCGAGTTTGGGTGTATATGGGGCCGGCATCCATTTTACTATCAAGTTGCATTATCGATACGCCAGTTTCGGTATCTCTATTGGCTATAGCTGATTCAATGGGTGAAGGTCCTCGATATTTTGGTAGTAAAGAAGGGTGAACATTGATAATTCCTGGGGTAAATAAGTCGATAATTGACTGGGGAATGATTTTTCCGTACGCAACCAAAACGCCCGTTACTGGCTGAATCTGTTTTATGTACTCGGTAATTTCATTGACTTTGCTTGGCTGTAAAACTGGAATATTGTGAGATTTAGCGAATGTTTTTACTGGAGGTTCAGTAAGTTTGTGCCCGCGACCACGCTTGGTGTCAGGTTTGGTGATGACGCAAACAACGTTAAATTCCTCTTCAACGAGAGCTTCTAAAGTAATTAGACTGTAATTTTCAGTCCCAAAGAATACTATTTTCGGCGATATCTTTGTCATAATCTAACGGTTGCAACTCGCCTTTCTCATCGAGCGTATAAAAAGCGTCTTTTTTATCCTTAATATGGTCTATAAAAACTAATCCATTACAGTGGTCTATCTCATGCTGCAATACGCGCGCCAAAAATCCTTCGGCTTTAATTCGCACTTCCTCGCCGTCTAAATTCATGGCTTTTACACGAATTTTACTATAGCGAGGAACTTTTCCGTAAATGCTTTTAACGCTTAAGCAACCCTCAAAGTCTTCAACAATCTCGCCTTCATATTTCACGATTTCTGGATTGATAAGAGTGATGAAATCGCGAGTTGATTTTCTTTCAAAGTCAGCTCGAACAATCACAACACGCTCTAATTTGTCGACTTGCACAGCAGCCAGGGCAGCGCTAATCTCGTGAGGTCTGGAATCTTCCCAATCGAGTGCGGCTGCGGTCATTTCGTCTGCCAGTTTTATAACATCATTAGTAACAACGTGGATTTTTGATGATTTTTGGCGAAGATGTGGATTTGGTAATGTGATAATATCGTCTTTTGTCATTGCTATAATTATACCAGAAATTACAGTAGACTTACAGGGTCAAGCTCGTACTGCCAGTGTGATGACGGTAGGAGGTTCAAGGCGTCAAGAAGCTCTTGTCGTCGGGGGCTTTTGACTATAATTTGCCATCGATATGTATCACGGACACGCTCATAAAAAGCGGGCGTTGGTCCAAAAACTTCAATGTTATCAAAATTGGATTTTAATAGTTCGGACAATTTTTTAGCGTTCCTTATGGCGGCGGCTTCGGTTTTATAAACGCAAGTTAGTTTTAATAAGTAAGTAAAAGGTGGAAAGTTGGTTTTTTGTCGTTGAGATATGGTTCTTTGATAAAATTCTGTATAGTTTTGAGATAGTCCGTTCGTGATGGATGAGTGATTTGGTTGATATGACTGGACGACGACTTCTGTTGGTGTGCTTGACCTGCCGACGCGACCGACAACTTGGGCGAGCAATTGAAATGTTCGTTCGGGCGATGAATAGTCAGGGAGGGAAAGTCCGGTGTCGGCTTGAATGACTCCGACGACTGTTAAATGTGGCAAATCTAGTCCTTTGGCGATAACTTGCGTGCCGATAATTATATCTATTTCGCCATTTTTCAGTTCATCATAACGCTCGTCTACGGTAGCTTTCAAATCGGTGTCTTTATCAAATCGAGCAATTTTTTTGTTCGGGAATAACCTCTGTAATTCGTCTTCAATTCGCTTAGTTCCGATACCTTTGTGGATGATGTCGGCGTTTTTACATTCAGGACAGCTAGTAGGAACTTTGGTTGAAAAACCACAAATGTGGCATGACAATTTATGACTATCCGCGTGTAGAGTGAGCGGAATAAAACAGCGTGGGCAGCCAGCCTGCCAGCCGCAGTTATCGCATAATGTGATTGATGCCGTGCCGCGCCGATTGTGAAAAATAAGAACTTGCTCGTTTTTTGATAATGCTGTGTTTATAGATTTCAGAAGTGGGTCAGAGATGAATTGATGTTGAGTAAAATTGTTGCGCTTTGTCATATCGACCAGCGTCACGTTGGGGCGAACGGTGTCTGGCCTTGCTGGCTTTGTCATTGTAATGATTGGCGTGTTTGATTTTTTTGCAACGTAATAGTCGGCAACTGCTGGAGTGGCACTACCTAAAATTAGCTTGCCGCGATGTTGATTTGTAAGAACTGAGGCGACGCGGAGAGCTGAATATCGAGGGGATTGCTCCTGCTTGAAGCTCGGTTCATGACACTCATCAATTACCACAAGCCCAAGTTGTTGCACGGGCGCAAAAAGGGCAGACCGTGGACCAATTATTACTATCGGGTCGTTTGAGCTAATAACCCTTTTCCAAATTGCATATCGTTGAGCTTCGGTTTGTTTAGAATGGGTAACTATGACATTTGGCAGATGAGCGGAAAATTCAGCAACTAGTTGTGAAGTTAGGGCAATTTCGGGGACTAAAATTATTGACGATCGCTCTTCTTCTAAGACTTGTTTTACGGCTTCTATGTACACTAAAGTTTTTCCTGAGCCAGTTACGCCGTGTAAAAGTACTGTTCCGGAATGGAGATTTTCGATGGCCTGGAGGGCTGCTTTTTGCTCATTAGTGAATACATTTTTTGTTCGATTTTCTATTTGATTAATAGAGACGGATTGGTTAATTGAGCGACGTTTTTTGGATAATCCGCTGGGTAAAATTGTTTGCCATACGGTTGCTTGGTGTGTGGCATAATATTTGCTCATCCATATAGCAGTTTGAACGAGTTCGATTGGCAAGGGATATTCTTCAACAATTTTACTAATTGGCTTGACTTCAAAATCTGGTTGACGAACTTCTTGTAGAATTACTCCAATAGTATTGATTTTGCCGACTTCTATAGCAACAATCATTCCGGTCGGCAGTCTTTCCTCCGAAGAATACGTAAACGAGCTTGCGTCGGTGCGGACGATTCTTGTCGGTGAAACCAAATAGTAATGCATGTTTATATTATATCGCGAAAAAAATGCTAAAATAAGCATATGTATTTTGAGAGTCGTTCGCAGGCTGGGGTAATCCTGGCTGATCAAGTACTGGAAAAGTATCGCTATGAAAACTGCGCAGTGGTTGCAATTGGCGAAGGTGGTGTGCTGATCGGCGAGCAAATTGCAGTGAAGCTTCACTGTGTTCTCATGATGTTGTTGAGCGAGGGGATTGAGATTCCTGGGGAAAGTTTAAGCATCGGGGCGATGTCACAGTCTGGGCAATTTACGTATAATAGTCAATTTTCTGACGGTGAAATTAATGAATATACTAGTGAATTTCACGGTTATCTGGAAGAGAAAAAGCGCGAGGCTCATCAGAAAATGAATAGGCTTTTGGGTGATGGCGGAATTATTGATAAGGATATGCTGAAGGATCGGGTGGTAATTTTGGTGAGTGATGGTTTTGGCGATGATTTATCGGTTTTGGATGTGGCTTTGAGTTTTCTGAAGTCTGTTCGGATTGAGAAATTGGTGATTGCGGTGCCGTTTTGTGGCGTGGCGGCGGTAGATAAATTGCACATGACGGTTGATGAAATGCATATCTTGGATGTGAAGGAGAATTTTATGGGATTAAATCATTATTATGAGGACAATATATTGCCGTCCAAAGAGGAAACGATAGCAAAAATTAATCAAGTTATTTTGAATTGGAAGTAAAAAACTTGTCGGGTGTTGTAAAATTGTGATAAACTTTAATTAAGAAAGATGCGTTAGGGAGGTTATGTTAGACGTTTTTATTACATCTAGGGTGCGGCGAAAAATTGTAGTAGTATACGCTAAGTATCCTGATTTTCACACACATGTTCGCGGATTGGCAAAGCTAATTAAGGAAGATCCCGGAAATATTCAGCGAGAGTTGAAGCGATTAGAAAAAGTTGGATTTCTGCAGAGCGAGAAGCAGGGGAATTCGCGTACGTATTTCACTAATAAACAATTCCCAATTTTTAAGGAATTGCAAAGTATGGTGATTAAATCTCAGCAATATTCAGCGCGATCAAAGCGCGGCATGGCTGATAAAGACTAATGACATTATTTGAAAAAATTTTAGCGTCTCGAGGCTTGACTATGCGTGCGGCGCGTGAGGAATTTTTGCATCCGAATTACGCGTCAGTAAAGCATGATCCGTTTTTATTGCCAGATATGAGAAAAGCGGTGGACCGCTTGAAAAAGGCGCACACTGAGGGCGAGAAAATTGTTATTTACGGCGATTACGATATTGACGGGCTGAGTGCAACGGCAATTTTGTTGGATGCGTTTGGTAAATTTGGCTTTAAGGAGGTTGGTGCATTTATTCCGAATCGGTTTGTTGAGGGTTACGGAATGACGATGGGAGCCGTTGATAAGGTGCGAAATATGGGCGCGGATTTAATTGTCACGGTTGATACGGGAAGTTTGTGTCATGCGGAAATTGAATATGCGTCGAGTTTGGGGATTGATACGGTGGTGACTGATCACCATAATGTTGCTGAGACTCCGCCGCCGAGTATTGCTGCGGTTAATCCGAAGTTTCCTGGTCATAAATATCCGTTTCGCGATTTATGCGGCGCGGGTGTGGCGTTCAAGCTGGTGCAAGCCCTACAAACCGAACTGGACGGGCTACCAGATGGTTACGAGAAGTGGCTATTGGATCTGGTGGCGCTGGGGACGGTTTGCGACATAGTTACGCTGGCGGATGAAAATAGGGCGAATGTCTATTGGGGCTTGGAGGTTTTGAGAAAGCAGAGACGTCCTGGTTTGAAGGCATTGATGTCGGCGGCGGGAATTGAGCCGGAGAAGGTTAATGCTAGACATTTGGGATTTGGTCTGGGGCCGCGAATGAACGCGGCGGGTAGACTGGAGACAGCGCAATATGCTCTGGATATGCTGACGGCGAATGACGGACTGGAGGCGCTGGAGGCTAGCGAAAAGTTGGAAGAATTGAACATTAAGCGTCGCAGTATTCAGGACGAGATTTTTGACGAAGCTTGCCAGCAGGCGGACAATATGACTGATGATCGAGTTTTGGTGGTGAATAGCGGAAATTGGAATCACGGAGTTATCGGCATTGTGGCGTCAAAGTTGGTTGAGAAATATAAGAAGCCAGTTTTTATAATTGGCGAGCGTGGCGATGAGGCTACGGGTTCGGCGCGAAGTTTTGGTGATTTTTCCGCGGCCGATGCAGTTCGCGCAGCTGACGATATCATTATTAAAGGCGGTGGTCACGGAGCGGCGGCGGGCGTGACGCTGGCGACCGAGAGAATTGACGATTTTAGGCAACGAGTGAATGAGTTTTACGATTCGTTACAATTAAAAAATCAGGAATTATATTTGCTGCCGAGGGCTGACGTGGAGATCGACGATTTTTCGGAAATTAATGAAGAACTGATTGATAATTTGGCAAAAATGGAGCCGTTTGGCAATGGTAACACGGAGCCTATATTGAAGATAACCAAAGCGACGGTTTTGAGCGTGAGGAGAATGGGTGTGGATGGGCAACATGTGAAATTGAACTTGCGTGATAAAAATAATATTACGCTGCAGATGTTGGCTTTTAATGCGCCAGAAGAATTTTTCCGTGAAGTGGGCGACGAAGTGTCTGCTTGGTTCCAGCCAACCATAAATGAGTGGCAGGGAATGAAGTCGGTTGAAGGGCGATTGTTACATATTTCTGGGGTGTAGGTGTTGGGTTATTTTATAACAATCTAGTTGGCAAATACTTTCTTATCTGTTATAATGTTTGCAGTATGGTACAAGTAACACGTAAAGATCAGAAGGAAGCGAACGAAAATATCATTCGTCGTTTCAACCGCAGGGTTTTGCAAAGCGGTGTTTTGGCTCGCGCTAAGAGCGTTATGCGTTTTGAAAAACCAATTTCAAAGACCGAGCGTCGTAAAAAAGCTATTATTCGCCGCGAGCGACGAGCTGAAAAAACGGCAAAAATGCGCCTAGGGGTGCGTTAATGTCTGCGCTAAAAGAGCGCATTACTAGTGAAATGAAAGCCGCTCTATTGAGCGGCGATCGTTTTCGTGGTGATGTTTTGCGTAATCTGAAGGCAGCAATCTTAAACGAAGAAGTTTCTTTGGGTAAGCGAGAAGACGGCTTGGATGATACTGAAATTGAAAAAGTCGTTGCTCGAGAAGTGAAAAAGCGCGTCGAAAGTGCGGATTTATATCGAAAGAATGACCGTGCGGAGTTGGCGGAACCTGAAGAAAAAGAAGCGGAAATTTTACGAGAATTTTTGCCAGAGCAACTCGGCGAAGCAGAAATCTCAAAGATTGTAGAAGAAGTTATTGCGGGTATGGACGATGTCTCAATTCAGAAAATGGGACAAGTTATTGGCGCGGTAAAAAGTAAGGTTGGCAATGCTGCGGACGGCGCGTTGGTGGCAAAAATTGTTAAAGAAAAACTCACAAAATAGGAGGAAAAAATGATCGTATTTTTTGGGCCAGCGGGTGCTGGTAAGAGTGTGCAGGGGCAGATTTTAGCGGCGCGTCATGGTTGGCGTTGGCTTAGTGCTGGACAGTTGCTTCGTGACACACATGATGGCGAATTAATTCATCGTATGCAATCTGGTGAACTGGTACCAGTAGAAACTATTAACGGTTTGATGGGCGAGGCTCTTAATAAAGCTAAGGATATTAATGGCGTAATTCTGGACGGCTATCCAAGGCAATTAGAACAGGCTAAATGGCTGATTGAGTCGCGTTCACATCACGGAAAAGACGTTAAGTTGGTGATTGTGCTTGAAGTTCCGCGTGATGAAATTCTGGAGCGTTTGAGGGTTCGTGGTCGAGTTGACGACACGCCTGAAGCAATCGACAAGCGGCTCAGTATTTATCGAGGTGAAATTTACCCAATTCTGGATTATCTAAATGAAAACGGTGTTCCAATTGTACATATGAGCGGCGTTGGAACTGTCGGGCAAGTTCATGATGAAATCGAGAGAGAGCTGGTCAGTCGCGGCATCGTTGAGGGTGTAAAATGAGCCAATTGATTACTGGAGAAAAAACGCCGCAACAGATGAAAGATATGCGCGAGTGCGGTAAAATGCTTGCGACAATTTATGATGAATTGAAAAAATCCGTAACGGCTGGAATGAGTGAGCTGGACGCTAACGATTTTGTAGCCAAGCGAATTAAAGATTTTGGCGCAGAGGCGACTTATCTTACGGACGAAGTGAAGTTTCCAGGAGTGATTTGTATATCGACGAACGAGCAATTGGTGCATTCTTTGCCAACCGAATATGTTTTTGAAAAGGGCGACGTGGTCAGCTTTGATTTGGTGATTGGCTATCGTGGAATGAAAACGGATAGTGCTTTTACTATGGTTGTCGATGAAGAACCTAAGGGTGCGAAGAAACATTTATTGCATGCAACAGAACAGAGTTTATATGCGGGAATTGACGCGATAACTGGCGATGGAACTCGAGTTGGCGATATTTCAGCGGGAGTGGAGACTGTGTTGAAGAAGGCTAAACTTGGTATAATCCGTGAATTGGTTGGTCATGGTGTGGGGCTGAGTATGCATATGGAGCCAGAAATTCCGAATTACGGCAGGCGAGGAACTGGTCCGATTTTGTACGCTGGCGACACAATTGCAATTGAACCTATGGCGAGCTTGGGCGGTGAGAAAATTATCACCGACAGCGACGGCTGGACAATTAGCATGAAAGACGGCAGTCTGGGTGCGCACTTTGAACATACGGTATTGATTACCGAAACTGGCGCTGAAATTCTGACGAAGCTTTAATTATCAATCTGAATCCAGCGATTCGTTATCGAAATCTATCTCGGCGACTATATATCGGGGACGGGTGGCAAGATCGCCGCCACCCCATCCGCCAGCATAACGAGTTACGCCGTGCTCAGCTTGCCAATCTAGATCTGTTTTTTCACTGCATTTTAGATCGTCCATCTTTTTGCGCATCTGTTTTTGTTCGATTCCGTCATTATATACTTCAATGTAGAAAAATACTTTATTTTTGCCACACTCTCTGTATCCAATATTATTTTTTAGCGAAGTGTCCTTTGTTGGACCATTTTTTAGGGTATTTAATAAGTTGTCTGGAAGGTAATTGACCTGATGCATAGCGCGACCAATACCGCCGCCGTTAAATATTTTTATGCCTAAATCAGTATATCCTCCACCAGGACTATCGTAAAATCCAAGCGGTTTATAATACCTTAAGGGAACTTTATTTCCACCGGCTACGTATGATTTAAAAGCAGTTTCGACTTGATGTAATGTCTCTTTTGCAGCCGCGTCATACGCGTTCTCTCTGAACTTAGAATATGATATAGTGGCAATTCCCGTAAGAATACCGATAACGCAAATGCCTATAATAAGCTCGACAAGAGTAAAACCGTTTATGTTTTTCATTGTGAGGACATTGTAGCAGAAATATTTTTTGGCAGCAACAAGGTAATTCGCTTGCCAAACTATAGACATAACCTGTATAATGAAACTCATGCAGGAGCAATCTCGATATGTGGTAGGAATTGATATTGGCACAAAAAACGTGCGCTGTGTCGTTGGTTATATTGACGCAGAAAATGGTGCGCCAAAAGTTGTTGGTGTTGGTGAAGCGTCTAATAGTGGTATGCGAAAAGGCGTTGTAACTAATTTGAGTGGTCCAGCTGAGGCAATTGACAAGGCCTTGGAGTCTGCTGAGAGAATGAGTGGACATCAAGTTAATGCGGCAACATTAAGTATTAATGGTTCGCATTTACTGAGTACTAAAGCGGATGGAATGATTACAGTAGGTACGGTTAATAATGAAGTTACGACTGATGACGTTTTACGATTAGAGGAAGTAGCAACAACCGGTAAGGTGCCTCAGAATCGAGAGATTTTGGATATCATTGCGCATGCTTATAGATTAGATGGGCAGGATAATATCAAAGATCCAGTCGGTATGACTGGTGCTCGCTTGGAGATCAAGGCGAATGTTGTGTCTGGTTTGGTGCCTCATGTTACAAATTTACAGAAGTCTGCAGAGATGGCAAAAGTTGACGCGGTATCTGTTGTTCCGTCGGTTTTGGCGGCAGCTCAATCTGTTCTTACGGAGAGTCAGCGAGAAAATGGTGTGGCGGTAATTGATTTTGGGGCAGCGACTACTGGAGTTGCTGTTTATGAAGAAGGTGATTTACAGCATTTGGCAGTTATTCCAATGGGTGGCCAGAATGTGACAAATGATTTGGCTATTGGGCTTAGGACGGATCCGGAAATTGCGGAGGTTGTTAAATTGGCGCATGCTCGATTTGGCGGCGAGGCTCTGGGCGAAGTCGAGACTAAGGTTGAAAAGCAGACATATAAGTTCAATCAAGAAGAAATTGATGAAATAGTTCAGGCGCGCTAT includes:
- a CDS encoding DUF5663 domain-containing protein; this translates as MFQLNEEFLKELGLDQLPEEQRKPFLQHIYGELELRVGERLSQGMSDAQLEEFAGIIDKTPGAVDDFLMKHAPNYQQEPMLQKMSQASGLPIDDPRLKDEFAATKWLEVNRPDYRDVVAAVMADLKKEIIANKDAILGSAQA
- the fmt gene encoding methionyl-tRNA formyltransferase, translated to MTKISPKIVFFGTENYSLITLEALVEEEFNVVCVITKPDTKRGRGHKLTEPPVKTFAKSHNIPVLQPSKVNEITEYIKQIQPVTGVLVAYGKIIPQSIIDLFTPGIINVHPSLLPKYRGPSPIESAIANRDTETGVSIMQLDSKMDAGPIYTQTRQSLTGKETKFELYDKLFHDGTSLLIKNLPNIINGNLQPTPQDNSQASYCQLLSKDNSRLNAECMTAAEAEAHVRAHLGFPRSRMTIDDRDIIITKSHCDKTPSSHLDKKFADGNYLIIDELIAPSGKTMTTEDYLRGYNKK
- the def gene encoding peptide deformylase, which encodes MTKDDIITLPNPHLRQKSSKIHVVTNDVIKLADEMTAAALDWEDSRPHEISAALAAVQVDKLERVVIVRADFERKSTRDFITLINPEIVKYEGEIVEDFEGCLSVKSIYGKVPRYSKIRVKAMNLDGEEVRIKAEGFLARVLQHEIDHCNGLVFIDHIKDKKDAFYTLDEKGELQPLDYDKDIAENSILWD
- the priA gene encoding replication restart helicase PriA, translating into MHYYLVSPTRIVRTDASSFTYSSEERLPTGMIVAIEVGKINTIGVILQEVRQPDFEVKPISKIVEEYPLPIELVQTAIWMSKYYATHQATVWQTILPSGLSKKRRSINQSVSINQIENRTKNVFTNEQKAALQAIENLHSGTVLLHGVTGSGKTLVYIEAVKQVLEEERSSIILVPEIALTSQLVAEFSAHLPNVIVTHSKQTEAQRYAIWKRVISSNDPIVIIGPRSALFAPVQQLGLVVIDECHEPSFKQEQSPRYSALRVASVLTNQHRGKLILGSATPAVADYYVAKKSNTPIITMTKPARPDTVRPNVTLVDMTKRNNFTQHQFISDPLLKSINTALSKNEQVLIFHNRRGTASITLCDNCGWQAGCPRCFIPLTLHADSHKLSCHICGFSTKVPTSCPECKNADIIHKGIGTKRIEDELQRLFPNKKIARFDKDTDLKATVDERYDELKNGEIDIIIGTQVIAKGLDLPHLTVVGVIQADTGLSLPDYSSPERTFQLLAQVVGRVGRSSTPTEVVVQSYQPNHSSITNGLSQNYTEFYQRTISQRQKTNFPPFTYLLKLTCVYKTEAAAIRNAKKLSELLKSNFDNIEVFGPTPAFYERVRDTYRWQIIVKSPRRQELLDALNLLPSSHWQYELDPVSLL
- a CDS encoding phosphoribosyltransferase, whose translation is MYFESRSQAGVILADQVLEKYRYENCAVVAIGEGGVLIGEQIAVKLHCVLMMLLSEGIEIPGESLSIGAMSQSGQFTYNSQFSDGEINEYTSEFHGYLEEKKREAHQKMNRLLGDGGIIDKDMLKDRVVILVSDGFGDDLSVLDVALSFLKSVRIEKLVIAVPFCGVAAVDKLHMTVDEMHILDVKENFMGLNHYYEDNILPSKEETIAKINQVILNWK
- a CDS encoding ArsR family transcriptional regulator; the encoded protein is MLDVFITSRVRRKIVVVYAKYPDFHTHVRGLAKLIKEDPGNIQRELKRLEKVGFLQSEKQGNSRTYFTNKQFPIFKELQSMVIKSQQYSARSKRGMADKD
- the recJ gene encoding single-stranded-DNA-specific exonuclease RecJ, whose translation is MTLFEKILASRGLTMRAAREEFLHPNYASVKHDPFLLPDMRKAVDRLKKAHTEGEKIVIYGDYDIDGLSATAILLDAFGKFGFKEVGAFIPNRFVEGYGMTMGAVDKVRNMGADLIVTVDTGSLCHAEIEYASSLGIDTVVTDHHNVAETPPPSIAAVNPKFPGHKYPFRDLCGAGVAFKLVQALQTELDGLPDGYEKWLLDLVALGTVCDIVTLADENRANVYWGLEVLRKQRRPGLKALMSAAGIEPEKVNARHLGFGLGPRMNAAGRLETAQYALDMLTANDGLEALEASEKLEELNIKRRSIQDEIFDEACQQADNMTDDRVLVVNSGNWNHGVIGIVASKLVEKYKKPVFIIGERGDEATGSARSFGDFSAADAVRAADDIIIKGGGHGAAAGVTLATERIDDFRQRVNEFYDSLQLKNQELYLLPRADVEIDDFSEINEELIDNLAKMEPFGNGNTEPILKITKATVLSVRRMGVDGQHVKLNLRDKNNITLQMLAFNAPEEFFREVGDEVSAWFQPTINEWQGMKSVEGRLLHISGV
- a CDS encoding 30S ribosomal protein S21 — encoded protein: MVQVTRKDQKEANENIIRRFNRRVLQSGVLARAKSVMRFEKPISKTERRKKAIIRRERRAEKTAKMRLGVR
- a CDS encoding GatB/YqeY domain-containing protein; this translates as MSALKERITSEMKAALLSGDRFRGDVLRNLKAAILNEEVSLGKREDGLDDTEIEKVVAREVKKRVESADLYRKNDRAELAEPEEKEAEILREFLPEQLGEAEISKIVEEVIAGMDDVSIQKMGQVIGAVKSKVGNAADGALVAKIVKEKLTK
- a CDS encoding adenylate kinase family protein, coding for MIVFFGPAGAGKSVQGQILAARHGWRWLSAGQLLRDTHDGELIHRMQSGELVPVETINGLMGEALNKAKDINGVILDGYPRQLEQAKWLIESRSHHGKDVKLVIVLEVPRDEILERLRVRGRVDDTPEAIDKRLSIYRGEIYPILDYLNENGVPIVHMSGVGTVGQVHDEIERELVSRGIVEGVK
- the map gene encoding type I methionyl aminopeptidase, whose protein sequence is MSQLITGEKTPQQMKDMRECGKMLATIYDELKKSVTAGMSELDANDFVAKRIKDFGAEATYLTDEVKFPGVICISTNEQLVHSLPTEYVFEKGDVVSFDLVIGYRGMKTDSAFTMVVDEEPKGAKKHLLHATEQSLYAGIDAITGDGTRVGDISAGVETVLKKAKLGIIRELVGHGVGLSMHMEPEIPNYGRRGTGPILYAGDTIAIEPMASLGGEKIITDSDGWTISMKDGSLGAHFEHTVLITETGAEILTKL
- a CDS encoding type IV pilin protein, translating into MKNINGFTLVELIIGICVIGILTGIATISYSKFRENAYDAAAKETLHQVETAFKSYVAGGNKVPLRYYKPLGFYDSPGGGYTDLGIKIFNGGGIGRAMHQVNYLPDNLLNTLKNGPTKDTSLKNNIGYRECGKNKVFFYIEVYNDGIEQKQMRKKMDDLKCSEKTDLDWQAEHGVTRYAGGWGGGDLATRPRYIVAEIDFDNESLDSD
- the ftsA gene encoding cell division protein FtsA; translation: MQEQSRYVVGIDIGTKNVRCVVGYIDAENGAPKVVGVGEASNSGMRKGVVTNLSGPAEAIDKALESAERMSGHQVNAATLSINGSHLLSTKADGMITVGTVNNEVTTDDVLRLEEVATTGKVPQNREILDIIAHAYRLDGQDNIKDPVGMTGARLEIKANVVSGLVPHVTNLQKSAEMAKVDAVSVVPSVLAAAQSVLTESQRENGVAVIDFGAATTGVAVYEEGDLQHLAVIPMGGQNVTNDLAIGLRTDPEIAEVVKLAHARFGGEALGEVETKVEKQTYKFNQEEIDEIVQARYEEIFEAIAKELKRAGRLGKLPSGVILVGGAAKVKGMVEFTKDQLSVAARLGVPAGYSGASDEVKGAEFSAAVGLMLIDTMDTPQHVKPLAGAHDVTKKAGGLLKNIFARFK